A region of the Acidobacteriota bacterium genome:
CCGATCTCGACCGCTTTCGCGACCTTGAGCGGGGCGCCGCACTTCGGGCACCCCTCGCCTTCGGTCACGTTGCGCAGGTCTATCCACTTGCTGACCGCGAAGTCGCGGCCCGGAGTGACGTTGCGCAGGTGGTAATCCTCTTTGTTGGCGCCGGCGATCAGGTTCTTGCGGCCTTGCAGCGCGCTGTCACCGAGGATGACCGGCAGGTCGGCGAGCATCATGCTCATCGTCGCCGAGCCCATGCCCTCCTGGAAGCCGGCCAGGCCGACCGGGCCGAGGTATCCCGCGGGCCCACCAAAGAGCTTCAGGATCTCGTCTTCTTTCATCGCCCGGACTTCGGCGCCGCCCAGCTCGCCGGCGAGCTTGGCTTCGTTGAGCATGTGGTCGCCGCGCAAGAGCACGATCACGTTGCGGTCGCGGCGTTTGCCGGTCTTGGCATCGGTTCCGGTCGCGACCAGGGCGAGCGTCTTGATCTTGTTCCTGGGCGAGACGCCGAGGAACTTCGCCACGTCTTCGATGGTCTTCTGGCCGGGCGTGTGGGCGAGTTCAGGCTTGCCGTCGCCGGCCGGGGGATAGTCCTCGACCGGCTCGAGCTGCGAGGTGGCCTTCTCGAGGTTGGCGGCGTAATCGCCGTTGGGACACGAGACCACCATGTCTTCACCGGCATCGGTGAAGACCATGAACTCGTGCGACATCGAGCCGCCCATCGCGCCTGAGTCCGCCTCGACCACCACGTACTTCAGTCCGCAGCGGTCGAAGATGCGGCAGTAGGTGTCGTAGTGCTTCTGGTAGCTGAGGTCAAGGCCGGCAGCGTCGATATCAAAGGAGTATGCGTCCTTCATCATGAACTGCCGGACGCGCAGCAGGCCACTCTTGGGCCGCGGCTCATCGCGGAACTTGGTCTGGATCTGGTACCAGATCTGTGGCAATTGCTTGTAGCTGCGCAACTCTTTGCGCGCGATGTCCGTCATGACCTCTTCGTGCGTCATGCCGAGGCAGAGGTCGGCGCCCTTGCGGTCCTGGAGGCGGAACATGTTGTCGCCCATCACCGACCAGCGGCCGCTCGCTTCCCAGATCTCCCGCGGATGCAGCGCCGGCAGGTAGAACTCCTGGCCGATCTGGTCCATCTCATCGCGCACGATACCGATGATCTTGTTGGCGGCGCGGTTGCCGAGGAAGAGGAACGAGTAGAGGCCGGCGGCAAGCTGGCGGATATATCCCGCGCGGACGAGGAATTTGTGCGACGCGACGTCCGCATCGGCGGGAGCTTCGCGCAGCGTAGGGATGAACAGTTTGGACCAGAGATGCATAGGCTTTCCGTGCGACGGAGCGAATCCGTCATTCTAGCGGAAAGCCTCGATCCGTCGAAATCTCAGCCGCGCAGGCGTGTCCTGTGGCGGAACGACGCAACGGCGAGGACCACGGTGAGGAGCGCGGCCACGATGACCAAAGCGCTGCGCGGATACAGCAACGGCTGGTCGGCGAACATGCTCCACCATCCAGCTGCCCACAGGATGCCGATGAAGAGTCCGATCGCGGGGCCGGTCAGCTTGCTCAGTTCAGTCACGCTGCACCTCCGGTCAGAGAAGTTGGCCCAGTATAACCTTGCCGAGCTTCTGCGCCTCGGCGAAATGCTTTTGATACTCCAGGAACTGGCGGTTCAGCTCGAGCGAGCGGTCGGGCGAGAGGCGCGCGCGCAGGATCATGTCGCGCATGTGGACGGGGTTGGGCAGCACAGCTTCTTCGTTTAACTCTTCTAATGCGGTCTTGGGATCGTAGTGATACATGGTGATCTTTCAGGTGATGTCGGTTTCGTTGAGCTCCGCCATCTTCATCAGATGTCGCAGCAAACCAAGTAATGGATGGAGGCGATAACCGCGAAGACGCGAAAAGGCTCAGCGCGGACGCGCTTGCGATAGACTCCCACGCATGCCCGACGCTTGGATAATGCGATGACCGCCGGAACGGCCTTCATCGAGGTGTGGGGCGCGGTCCTGCTCGCTCTGCTGCTGCTCGTCGCCTTCGTCATTACCGTAAAGAGGCTGCAACAACGACGCCGTGCGCGCGCCGCGGCCGCGCTGGGCCTGGCGGGCGTCCCGCGTGCCAAACCCTTCACCGATGACGAGGCCGCAGGCAGCGCGCTGCTGCACCTGTTCAACATGCGTGCGCAACCCGGGGGTGCGCAGCCGGGCGTGCTGCGCGGCACGCTCGGCGGCGTGGAGACCGCCATTTTCGATTACGACTTTACGCTGAAGTCGGGTTTCCATACCTCCACCGAGACGGCACACCAGACGGTGGCCGCACTGCGCTCCGCGCCCCCGGAGGCGGAGTTCCTGCTGACGGCGCGCCGCAAGCGCGACTGGGCCACGCCCGAACCGGGGAAGGCTTCCTTCGATTTTCATCCGGACTTCGCCCGCCGCTATCGCGTGGAGACGCGGCAGCCGGAAGCCCTGCGCCGGCTCCTCACGGGCGAGAAGCTGGTGTTCCTGGCGCGCCTGGCGGAAAAAGAATCCTGGACCATCTGGTGCGCGGACGGATGGTTCATCCTCTACCGGCAGGAGCGCATGGTCGCGAGCCGGAAGCTCGGGCGTTTCCTCGAAGACGCGCAAGCCATCGTCGCAACATTGCAGCCGCCGCCTGCGCCCGGCGCCTGAGGCGGCGCCGCACCGGTACGTCTATTTCTCCAGCTGCTTGAGGATCTGCTTGCCCAGCTTCTGCGCCTCGCCAAAATGCTTTTGATACTCGAGGAACTGGCGGTTCAGTTCGAGCGAGCGGTCAGGCGAAAGACGCGCGCGCAGGATCATGTCGCGCATATGGACAGGGTTGGGCAGATGCGCTTCTTCGTTCAGCTCTTCTAATGCCGTCTTAGGATCGTAGTGATACATGGCAATTGCAGATTGTAGATTGCAGGATCGGCCGAAAACCGTTGGCATTCTGCAATCTGCGATCATCAATCTGCAATCAGGAAAGGCATCCCTCGATCGCTTCGCGGAGGTTGGACATCAACTCGTCCATCGTCTCACCCTGGCTAGCACAGCCGGGAAGAGCCGGCACTTCCGCCCAGAAGCCGCCCTCTTCCGCTTCGTGAACCACCACTTTCATCTTCATAGGGCTATTGTCGCACCGTTCGCGCCGCCCGGATTCTGCAATCTGCAATCACGAGTTCGCAATTAAACGACCTGCAATCACACCAGCTCCGTTCCCCACAAATCGTGCAGGTGCACGATGCCCTGGAGATCGCCCTTCGCGTCGACCACGCACAGCGACGTGATCTTCTTTTCTTCCATGATGCTCAGTGCGGAGGCAGCGAAGGCGTCGGCGGTGATGGTCTTCGGGTCTTTCGTCATGCAGGCGGCGGCGGTGAGATCGAGCACGTCTTTGCCTTTGGTTTGCAGCAACCGCCGCAGGTCGCCATCAGAGATGATGCCCAGCAGTTTCTTGCCTTCGACCACGGCGGCCACGCCCAGCTTCTTGCGTGACATCTCGTAGATCACGTCGGGCATTTTCGTTTTCGGAGTCACGCGCGGCAGGTCGTCCCCGGAGTGCATCAGCTGCTCGACGCGCGCCAGCCGCTTGCCCAGCTTTCCGCCGGGATGCAGCTCGGCGAAATCTTCCTCTTTGAAGCCCTTCTTTTCGGCCAGCGCGACGGCGAGTGCGTCGCCGAGCGCGAGCATCGCCGTGGTGGAGGCGGTGGGCGCGAGTCCGAGCGAGCAGGCCTCGCGCGAGATGGAGCAGTCGAGTGCGACGTCGGCGGCGGCGGCGAGCGTGGAACGCTTTCCCGCGCCGTTGTAAACGTCGTCGCCGGTCACCGAGATCAGCTTGGTCTCCGCGCCCAGGCGCTTGATGGTAGGCAGCAGCGCGAGGATCTCTTCCGTCTCGCCGCTCGAAGACAGCGCGAGCACCACGTCGCCCTTGACCAGCATGCCGAGGTCGCCGTGCACCGCTTCGGCGGGATGGAGGAAGAGTGCGGGCGTCCCGGTAGAGCTGAGCGTGGCGGCGATCTTGCGTCCGATGATGCCGCTCTTGCCCATGCCGGTCACGACCACGCGTCCGGCGCAGGCGGCGAGCAGCGCGACGGCGCGCTCGAAGTCCTTCGACATCGGCCCGCCGATGCGGTCGGCGAGCGCGCGCAGCGCTTCAGCCTCGATGCGGACCACGTTCTCGCCGGTGTGCTTCATCTTCTGTAAACCACGGGATACGCGATGGTAACAAAACCGGAATGAAAACCGCAGAGGACGCCGAGGACGCAGAGGAAATACGCAGGAAAACCGGGGCCGAAAACCTGCCACGGAGGCACGGAGACACGGAGGACAGAGAAAGAAAGGACAGGAAAGAGAAGGGCAGCTACTCCGCGACCGCCTTGTGGACGGCTATCAGCTCCTGCAGTGTGCCGCGCAGCTTCTTCAGGTCGAGGGCGTTGGCGCCGTCGGACTTGGCGTGCTTGGGGTCGTCGTGGACCTCCATGAAGACACCGTCCACGCCGGCGGCAACGGCGGCGCGCGCGAGCACAGGGACGAACTCGGGCTGTCCGCCAGAGACGGCGGCCTCTTTTCCGTGTTCCTTGGAGGCCGAGGGCAACTGGACGGAGTGGGTCGCGTCGAAGACCACGGACGCGAACTCGCGCATGATGGCGAGCGAGCGCATGTCCACGACCAGGTTGTTGTAACCGAAGCTGGAGCCGCGCTCGGTGACGAACACCTTGTCGTTTCCCGAGTCGCGGACCTTCTCAACGGCGTAGCGCATGTCCCAGGGCGAGACGAACTGCCCCTTCTTGATGTTGACGGCCCGACCCGATTTGGCAGCAGCGACTAAAAGATCGGTTTGGCGGCAGAGCATGGCCGGGATCTGCAGCACGTCGGCGACCTCGGCCACGCGCGGCACGTCCACCGCCTCGTGGACGTCGGTGAGCACCGGCATGTGGTAGGCGAGCAGCTTGACCTTGGCCAGCACTCGCAGCCCGGCCTCCATGCCGATGCCGCGGAAACTCTTCAGCGAGGTGCGGTTCGCCTTGTCGTAGCTGGCCTTGAAGATGTACGGCAGGTGCAGCGCCTTGGCGACGCCGGCTATGCACTCCGCCATATTGAGCGCATGCTTCTCGCTCTCGATCACGCACGGGCCGCCGATGAAGAAGAGGTCTCCACCGCCGATCTCGACCTTGCCGACTTTGAAGGTGTGCGCCATGAAGTTCAAATAAAGACAGGAGGAGAGGAGGAAGGGAGGATTATTTCAGAAACAACAACCTCCCATCCTCCCCTCCTCCTGTTTGGGTTTATCGCCGCACTTTTTCCGGACGATGGAACATCTCGTGCTCGTTGCGATCGCGGGTCTGGCGCCGGCGCTGTCCGTCTTGGTACGCGGCCTTGATGAAGGTGGAGAACAGCGGCTGCGGTTCGAGCGGCTTCGATTTGAATTCAGGATGGAACTGGCAGCCGATGAAGTGGGGATGGTCGTCGAGCTCGATGATCTCGACGTAGGTGCCGTCGGGCGTTGTCCCCGAGATGCGCAGGCCGGCGCCGGTGAGCACAGCTTCATATTCGCGGTTGAATTCGTAGCGGTGGCGGTGGCGTTCGGAGATCTCCGTTTGACCGCCATAGATCTTCGAGGCGAGGGAACCAGGCGTCAGCTTGCAGATCCAGGCGCCGAGGCGCATGGTGCCGCCGAGCTCGTCGATGCCGCGCAGCTCGCGCAGTTTGTAGATGACACGGTGCGCGGTCGAGGGATCGAACTCGCTCGAGTTCGCGTCTTCCAGTCCGCAGACGTTGCGCGCGTATTCGATGCACGCCGTCTGCATGCCGAGGCAGATGCCGAAGTAGGGAACCTTTTTCTCGCGCGCGTAGCGGATAGCGTTGAGCATGCCCTCGATGCCGCGCTTCCCAAAGCCGCCAGGGACCAGGATGCCGTCGAAGCCTTCGAGTTGCGATTCGTAGGAGCGGTCGTCTTTGTCTTTGGTCTCGAGTCCCTCGGCTTCCACCCAAACCACGTTCAGCTTCAAGTTGTGCGCCAGCGCGCCGTGGACGAGCGCTTCCTTCAGCGACTTGTACGAGTCTTCGTACTCCACATATTTTCCGACGATGCCGATGTTGACCTCGTCCTTCGGGTTATAGATGTTGTGGACGAGCGCTTCCCATTTCCCCAGGTCGCGGTCCTTCGCCTGCATGTGGAGATACTTGAGCGCGAGCGTGTCCACATTCTCTTTGGCGAAGACGAGCGGCACCTCATAGATGGAAGCCACGTCTTTCGCGGTGATCACAGCATCGTCTTCCACGTTGCAGAAGAGCGCGATCTTGCCCTTGATGTCTTTGGAGAGGAAACGGTCGGTGCGGCAAAGCAAAATGTCGGGCTGGATGCCGATGCTCAGCAGTTCTTTCACGCTATGCTGCGTGGGCTTGGTCTTCAATTCCTGCGCCGCACTGATCCAAGGCACGAGCGTCACGTGGACGAAGAGCGTGTTCTCGCGGCCCAGCTCCTGGCGCATCTGCCGGATGGCTTCGATGAACGGCAGCGACTCGATGTCGCCGACGGTGCCACCGATCTCCACGATGGCGACGTCCACCTCCTGCGACACTTTCTTCATCGCCGCCTTGATCTCGTTGGTGACGTGCGGGATGACCTGCACCGTCTTGCCGAGATAGTCGCCGCGGCGTTCCTTGGCGATGATCTGCTCATAGATGCGTCCGGTGGTCCAGTTGTTATCGCGCGTGAGCTTGGCGTGGGTGAAGCGCTCGTAGTGTCCGAGGTCGAGGTCGGTCTCGGCGCCGTCGTCGGTCACGAAGACCTCGCCATGCTGGAACGGCGACATCGTCCCGGGATCCACGTTGAGATAGGGATCGAATTTCTGGAGGTTGACCTTGAGGCCGCGGCTCTCGAGCAGGCATCCGATGGACGCCGCCGCCAAGCCCTTGCCCAGAGAACTGACCACCCCGCCAGTTACGAAGATGTACTTAGCAGCCATCAGACGAGGCCTCGCCGCAGTTTAGATTTTGAGGGAGTTTCTCCCAGGCGGTGGCTGGAGGTTAATGCCTGGGTGTACCTAGGGTGCACGATTGATTATACAGGATTTTTGGGAGAGTGAGAGTGGCGGGCACTAGCCATTCTGCGTCGCGGATGCATCTAAACTGAGTACCTGCACAGCTCATGAGACGTCTCTTCCAAAGCGTGCTCCTGCTGCTGATGGCCTTGGCCATCGGCGTGCCGGCGCTCGTCCATTCACAGGACCGCGCCAGCAAGCGGCTCGTCCTCAAAGACGGCTCCTACCAGATGGCGACGAAGTGGGAGGTCAAGGGCGACCGCGTCCGCTACTACTCGGCCGAGCGCTCGATGTGGGAGGAACTGCCCAACGCGCTGGTGGATTGGCCGGCGACCAACAACTGGGAGAAGGACCATCCCAAGGGCGTGTCGCGGGAGGTGCTGCAGCTCTCGGCGGAGGAAGAGGCCGAGCGCAAGCTCGAGGCCGCCAAAACTCCCGAGGTCGCGCGCGGGCTGAAGCTGCCGTACGAAGGCGGCGTCTACCTGCTCGACCCGTTTGCCGGCGAACCTACGCTGGTCGAGATGGTGCAGGATGGTGGCGAGATCAACGCCGAGCGCGGCAAGAACATCCTGCGTGCGGCGCTCAATCCGTTCGCGTCGGTGAAGCAGACCATCGAGTTGAAGGGGACGCGCGCGCGGGTGCAGGCGCACAACGGTCAGCCGGCGTTCTTCCTCAACGTCGCCAGCGACGATGCCGATAGCACGAAGAAGACCGACCTCGACCAGAAGAACGACCGCTTCCGCATCGTCCGCGTGCAAGTGAAAGGTTCGGGGAACAGGGGTGCGAGTAATGGCACGCGCGTGGTCGGCAACTTGAAGATCGCGCTCACCGGCAAGATCACGCAGCAGGGAAGCTGGGTCGCGGTGCAGCAGGAGCCTGTCTCCGGTGGGTGGGTGAAGCTCACGCCCGCGGCACAGCTCGCGCCCGGCGAGTACGCCATCGTCGAGATGCTCAGCCCGAAAGAGATGAACCTCTACGTGTGGGATTTTGGCGTGGATCCGGATGCACCGCGCAACGACGCAGCCTGGCGTCCGGCCCCGCAGGAGCGCACCGATACCGGGACGACGAAGAGTCCGGCGCTGGAAAAGCGCAAGTAGGGTCTGCAGGCTGGCTACTTGACCATGCCCTGCTGGGCGACGGCGATGTTGTCGCGGGTGGAGTTCTTCACCATGTACATCATCTCGTCGGCCTGGCGGATGATCTCGTGCGCGCTCTTCGCGTCTTCCGGATACGTCGCCATCCCGATGGAGCAGCGCACGTTGATGTTCAGGTTCTCGTCGCCCAGGAAGGTGGAGTTGCGGAAGCCGTCGCGCAGGCGTTTGGCCACGACCAGGCCGGAATCTTTCCCCGTCTGCGGCAGCAGGATGACGAACTCATCGCCGCCGTAGCGGAAGGCGAAGTCGATGAGGCGCAATTGCGCCTTGATCTTGAACCCGATCTCGGCCAGCAGCTTGGAGCCGACGAGGTGGCCGTGCGTGTCGTTGACCTGCTTGAAGTGGTCAAGGTCGATGAAGACCACGGTGAACTGGTAGCCGAAGCGCGCCGAGCGGTAGACCTCGGCCTCGAGCGTCTTATAAAGATGGCGCGCGTTGTACAGGCCGGTGACGTCGTCGGTGATGGTGAGTTCCTGGATGCGCTCGACCGCGCGGGCATTGTCCACCGCGATGGCAGCGTAGTCGCAGAGCGCGTGCAGGAAGAACATCTCGTTGTCGGTGAAATTATTGATGTCGCAATTGATGAGCTGGATCACGCCCAGGGTGCGGTGCTTCGACTTGAGCGGGATACAGATGATGGAGCGCGTCTGCCACTTCGTCATCTCATCGATGCGCTTGGCAAAACGCGGATCGGTATAAACGTCGGGCACGATGAGCGACTCGCCATGCTTGGCCACCCATCCGGCGATGCCTTCCCCCACCTTCAGGCGCAGGTTCTTGAGGGTGTCGGCGGCGGGACCAACGGCGATGGCGAAGTAGAGCTCGTCCTTGTTCTCATCCACCATCAGGAGCGACCAGGTGTCTGGCCGAAAGTATTCGGAGATCTTCTCCATGATGGTCTGCAGCACCGAGTCGAGGTTCAGCGACGACGTGAGCGCCTTCGCCACATCGTGGAAGATGGTGAGTTCCTGAAGCTCGCGTCTGCGGTCAGTGCCGGCTGCTTCGGTCATGCCTAGGGTCCTGGGCGGTCGAGCGGGGACGCCAAGTGGCGCGTATTATATGCACGATTTGCTTATCCAGCAACCAAGCGCCCATCCGGGATGCGTTTTAGGCAACAACCCTTAGAGCGGCGGAAAGTCGTTGCGGATACGGCGCTTACGGCTGTTTTTCCTTTGACTCGCGCGCGCGAACGAACCTATGATGAGCGCGCTCCTGCGGAAAAACCCCCACCGCTCAAAAACTCTCTTTCAGGACACATCGCATCATGGGATCCTTCGGCCAGCGACTGCAGCGCGAGCGTGAGATGCGCGGCATCACCCTGGAAGAGATTGCTACTTCCACCAAGATCGGCACGCGCAGCTTGCGCGCGCTCGAAGAAGAAGACTTCGACCAGCTTCCCGGCGGCATCTTCAATAAAGGCTTTGTGCGCGCCTACGCCAAGTACCTGGGCATCGATGAAGAACAGGCGGTCGCCGATTATCTGACTGCTGCGGGCGAGGGCGAGCAGCCGTTGCCCAACGCCGCCGCGAATCCGCAGCCGGAACTCGCCACCGGGGGCGCGCCGTCGGATGGGGCGAACTGGATGGTGGTAGCGGTCGTCGTGCTGCTCATCGCCGGCGGTATTGCTGGATGGCGCTGGCACCAGAATAAGAAGCTGGCCGAAGAGGAAGCTGCGCAGGCGATGAACGCCACGCCCGCGGCGGTCTCCGCGCCCGCTGCTTCGGCTGCGTCGTCGGCGGCGACACAGCAGCCGAGGGCGGCTTCCGCGTCCTCCCCGGGCCCCACCGCCGCCGATGCGCTGATAGCCGACCCGAAGAAGGATGTTGCGCCGCCCACCAGCGCAGCGGCCGGGGGTGCGAATGGTGCCGCGACTGGTTCCGCGACTGGTTCCGCGACTGGTTCCGCAAGCAAGACGCCGGAGTTGAAGAAAGACGCCGTCATCGCTCCGGATGGATTCCAGCTCGAGATCCGCGCCAAGCAGGATGCCTGGATCTCTTATACTGCCGACGATAAGCCGGCGCGCGAGGTGCAGATGAAGGCCACCGACCAGGCCGTATCCATCCACGCGCAGAAGCGCGTGAAGCTGGTGCTGGGCAATGCGGGTGGCGTGGAGATCTCGCACAACGGCAAAACGCTGCCGCAGCTCGGCCCCGAGAACAAGCCGCGTGTCGTTGTGTTCACCGCGCAAGGTCTGCAAAGGTAGGGACGCATGGCGCGGATGCTCGACCTGATCAAGCAGTCGGCGGCGCCGGCGAACGTGATGCGTTCGGCGGCCAAGGGCGCGCTCGCGCTTCCCGCCAACGAGATGGTCGAGATCCTGGTGTTCCTCACCAATAGTCCCGTATTCGCCGAACCGGCGAAGATGACGCTGGCAGGCTGGGACGAAAAGGTTTCCATCGAGATCTGCTCCGACCCGGCGACGGCGTGGGAGGTGTTGCAGTATTTCTGCGCGCCTGAGAACCGGCGTCCCAAGCTGGTGCCGGCGCTGCTCGAGAACCCTTCCGTCCGCGAAGCCACGTTGCAGACGATGGCGCAGACGCCGCTGCGCGAGATCGTGGATATGATGCTGAAGTCGGCACGCGTGCGCGCCTCCAAAGACATTTTGCACGCGCTGGCCACCAATCATCATCTGAGCCGCGAAGAGTACGACGGGTTGAAAGCGGCGCTGGGAAATCTCGGCGAAGACACTGCTCAGTTCGAGGCTTACCAAGGTCTCGAGAGCGGCGAGAAGACGCAGTACGAGATCGACCACGCCGCCGAGATCGCAGCCGAGGAAGGCAAAGCCTTCGAACTGGTCGGCGGCACGCTGGAAGACGAAGCCGACATCGCCGCTGCCCCTGATGCGCACGATGCCGCCGCCGCAGCCGTCGCGGCCGCCGCCACCGCCGCTGCCACCGCCGCCGCCGCGGCGCAGACCGCGCTCGATGAGACGACCCTGAAGATGCGCGCGGCCGAAGCCAAGACCAAGGAACGCCAGTCCACGCTGCAAAAACTCGCCAAGATGAGCGTAGGCGAGCGCGTGCAGCAGGCGATGAAGGGCACGAAGGACGAGCGCTACATCCTGATCCGCGATGGGTCGAAGGTCGTCTCCGGCGCGGTGTTGCAGTCACCCAAAATATCCGACGCCGAGGCGGAGACCTTCGCGGGGATGAAGAACGTGCAGGAGAGCGTGCTGCGCGATATCGCGCGCAGCCGTAAATTCATGAAGAACTACGGCGTGGTCCGGTCACTGGCGAACAATCCGCGGACGCCCATCGACGTGGGCCTGCCCCTGCAGAATCATCTGCTGGTGAACGACCTGAAGGCGCTCTCGATGAACAAGAACATCGGCGACACGCTGCGCAAGTCCGCGCTCAAGAAATACAAAGAGAAGTCGGCGCCTCCCGGCGGCAAGAAGAGCGAATAACTACTTCTTCTTTTGCGGCTTCGGCGCAGCGGTGGCCGCCTGCGGCGCTCCCTTCGTCCAGACCTTCGCGTCGTCGAAAGCCTGCGGATCCTTCGCGTACTCGGCGAGGAAGGCGGTCGCCTGCTTGGGCGTTGCGTTGAGCAGGGGCGAGTTCTTGTCCGTCATCACGTGCGGCGGCAGCTTGCCGGAACGCGCGAGGTCGGCGGCCCAGCTCAGCTTCATTGGCTCCAGGCTCAGCTGACCCTTTGACATGCGTACCCGCCACAGTACGTTCACGGGCACGATATGGAGAGCGAATGCCGGATCGAGTTTGGGCGGGGTGTCCGCCACCGACTCAAGGAAGCGCTCGCCGCTCGCCTCGAACAGGAACGCACTGAACGTGCTCTCTACGCCGTTGTCGCCGCGAAAGGTTATCTCATAGCCCTGGTCCTTCTTGCCTTCGTACTGGTCGTGATGCTCCTGCGCGCGCGGTTTGAACGTCATCACGCAGTACTTCTGCTT
Encoded here:
- a CDS encoding sensor domain-containing diguanylate cyclase → MTEAAGTDRRRELQELTIFHDVAKALTSSLNLDSVLQTIMEKISEYFRPDTWSLLMVDENKDELYFAIAVGPAADTLKNLRLKVGEGIAGWVAKHGESLIVPDVYTDPRFAKRIDEMTKWQTRSIICIPLKSKHRTLGVIQLINCDINNFTDNEMFFLHALCDYAAIAVDNARAVERIQELTITDDVTGLYNARHLYKTLEAEVYRSARFGYQFTVVFIDLDHFKQVNDTHGHLVGSKLLAEIGFKIKAQLRLIDFAFRYGGDEFVILLPQTGKDSGLVVAKRLRDGFRNSTFLGDENLNINVRCSIGMATYPEDAKSAHEIIRQADEMMYMVKNSTRDNIAVAQQGMVK
- the kdsA gene encoding 3-deoxy-8-phosphooctulonate synthase, translating into MAHTFKVGKVEIGGGDLFFIGGPCVIESEKHALNMAECIAGVAKALHLPYIFKASYDKANRTSLKSFRGIGMEAGLRVLAKVKLLAYHMPVLTDVHEAVDVPRVAEVADVLQIPAMLCRQTDLLVAAAKSGRAVNIKKGQFVSPWDMRYAVEKVRDSGNDKVFVTERGSSFGYNNLVVDMRSLAIMREFASVVFDATHSVQLPSASKEHGKEAAVSGGQPEFVPVLARAAVAAGVDGVFMEVHDDPKHAKSDGANALDLKKLRGTLQELIAVHKAVAE
- a CDS encoding proline--tRNA ligase, giving the protein MHLWSKLFIPTLREAPADADVASHKFLVRAGYIRQLAAGLYSFLFLGNRAANKIIGIVRDEMDQIGQEFYLPALHPREIWEASGRWSVMGDNMFRLQDRKGADLCLGMTHEEVMTDIARKELRSYKQLPQIWYQIQTKFRDEPRPKSGLLRVRQFMMKDAYSFDIDAAGLDLSYQKHYDTYCRIFDRCGLKYVVVEADSGAMGGSMSHEFMVFTDAGEDMVVSCPNGDYAANLEKATSQLEPVEDYPPAGDGKPELAHTPGQKTIEDVAKFLGVSPRNKIKTLALVATGTDAKTGKRRDRNVIVLLRGDHMLNEAKLAGELGGAEVRAMKEDEILKLFGGPAGYLGPVGLAGFQEGMGSATMSMMLADLPVILGDSALQGRKNLIAGANKEDYHLRNVTPGRDFAVSKWIDLRNVTEGEGCPKCGAPLKVAKAVEIGHIFKLGYKYSEAMGARVLDKDGKEVTPIMGSYGIGIERILTSAVEQSNDADGFWLPPSIAPFDVVITVTNAADEKLLAAGKQVAEALEQAGYDVLFDDRDERPGVKFKDADLVGIPFRVNVGKKVAEGKVELVQRSTRTSLDATIGDITREFAKLLPPRASTARQVPGAAQ
- a CDS encoding CTP synthase, with the translated sequence MAAKYIFVTGGVVSSLGKGLAAASIGCLLESRGLKVNLQKFDPYLNVDPGTMSPFQHGEVFVTDDGAETDLDLGHYERFTHAKLTRDNNWTTGRIYEQIIAKERRGDYLGKTVQVIPHVTNEIKAAMKKVSQEVDVAIVEIGGTVGDIESLPFIEAIRQMRQELGRENTLFVHVTLVPWISAAQELKTKPTQHSVKELLSIGIQPDILLCRTDRFLSKDIKGKIALFCNVEDDAVITAKDVASIYEVPLVFAKENVDTLALKYLHMQAKDRDLGKWEALVHNIYNPKDEVNIGIVGKYVEYEDSYKSLKEALVHGALAHNLKLNVVWVEAEGLETKDKDDRSYESQLEGFDGILVPGGFGKRGIEGMLNAIRYAREKKVPYFGICLGMQTACIEYARNVCGLEDANSSEFDPSTAHRVIYKLRELRGIDELGGTMRLGAWICKLTPGSLASKIYGGQTEISERHRHRYEFNREYEAVLTGAGLRISGTTPDGTYVEIIELDDHPHFIGCQFHPEFKSKPLEPQPLFSTFIKAAYQDGQRRRQTRDRNEHEMFHRPEKVRR
- a CDS encoding KpsF/GutQ family sugar-phosphate isomerase, with product MKHTGENVVRIEAEALRALADRIGGPMSKDFERAVALLAACAGRVVVTGMGKSGIIGRKIAATLSSTGTPALFLHPAEAVHGDLGMLVKGDVVLALSSSGETEEILALLPTIKRLGAETKLISVTGDDVYNGAGKRSTLAAAADVALDCSISREACSLGLAPTASTTAMLALGDALAVALAEKKGFKEEDFAELHPGGKLGKRLARVEQLMHSGDDLPRVTPKTKMPDVIYEMSRKKLGVAAVVEGKKLLGIISDGDLRRLLQTKGKDVLDLTAAACMTKDPKTITADAFAASALSIMEEKKITSLCVVDAKGDLQGIVHLHDLWGTELV
- a CDS encoding DUF4115 domain-containing protein, translated to MGSFGQRLQREREMRGITLEEIATSTKIGTRSLRALEEEDFDQLPGGIFNKGFVRAYAKYLGIDEEQAVADYLTAAGEGEQPLPNAAANPQPELATGGAPSDGANWMVVAVVVLLIAGGIAGWRWHQNKKLAEEEAAQAMNATPAAVSAPAASAASSAATQQPRAASASSPGPTAADALIADPKKDVAPPTSAAAGGANGAATGSATGSATGSASKTPELKKDAVIAPDGFQLEIRAKQDAWISYTADDKPAREVQMKATDQAVSIHAQKRVKLVLGNAGGVEISHNGKTLPQLGPENKPRVVVFTAQGLQR